The proteins below come from a single Rhizobium tropici CIAT 899 genomic window:
- a CDS encoding sugar phosphate isomerase/epimerase family protein, with the protein MVDLSDRFAVSTWSLHRALGATYPYKPGDRAYPARQSTYGKGTIELIDVPQQCADHSIFRLEICSFHLPSLLPSYLRDFRKATEEAGVKLQTLLVEDGDLSNSQTAHRDAEWMEGWIDVAAALGAENMRVIAGKARPTDPALMLAETHLRRLAELTAAAGVRLVIENWFDLLPGPTEVNRILDALHGKVGLNGDFGNWERAGKYEDLAKIMGRAELCHAKGRYSAAGLDEEDYVRCIELSNLAGYQGPFTLIYDSAYHQDEWSGILEERDCIARVFGEKFANDDHYRCISRGATHGNCARILDVKLDTRAIHQCKS; encoded by the coding sequence GTGGTTGATTTGTCGGATCGTTTTGCGGTTTCAACCTGGTCCTTGCACCGGGCGCTCGGTGCCACCTATCCCTATAAGCCCGGCGACCGAGCATACCCGGCTCGCCAATCGACTTACGGGAAGGGTACGATCGAATTGATCGATGTGCCGCAACAATGCGCCGATCATAGCATCTTTCGGCTTGAGATTTGTTCCTTCCACTTGCCGAGTCTCCTTCCCAGCTATCTCCGTGATTTTCGCAAGGCCACGGAGGAGGCCGGCGTAAAGCTTCAGACGCTGCTCGTCGAAGACGGAGATCTCAGCAATTCTCAAACCGCCCATCGCGACGCTGAATGGATGGAAGGATGGATTGACGTTGCCGCAGCTCTTGGTGCTGAAAACATGCGCGTTATTGCCGGAAAGGCTCGGCCGACGGATCCGGCTTTGATGCTTGCGGAGACTCATCTGCGGCGGTTGGCTGAGTTGACGGCCGCTGCGGGAGTGCGCCTAGTTATCGAGAATTGGTTCGATCTTCTGCCGGGACCGACGGAGGTCAACCGGATTCTCGATGCTCTGCACGGAAAAGTCGGCCTCAATGGAGATTTCGGCAACTGGGAGCGAGCTGGCAAATACGAGGATCTAGCGAAGATCATGGGCCGCGCTGAACTCTGTCATGCAAAGGGGCGCTATTCAGCGGCAGGCCTTGATGAGGAGGATTATGTTCGCTGCATTGAGCTTTCCAATTTGGCTGGCTATCAAGGCCCTTTCACGCTGATCTACGACTCCGCGTATCATCAGGATGAATGGTCCGGGATCCTTGAAGAGCGAGACTGCATCGCCAGGGTTTTCGGAGAGAAGTTCGCAAATGACGATCACTACCGCTGCATTTCCAGAGGCGCTACTCATGGAAATTGTGCTCGGATTTTAGATGTAAAGCTGGATACCCGTGCAATACATCAGTGTAAATCGTAA